In Accipiter gentilis chromosome 33, bAccGen1.1, whole genome shotgun sequence, the genomic window TTCAATATGAATAGTTCTGATGTCTTCTGTCAGGGTAACTGTTCCAGTAGCCAAGTCTGTTCAAGAGCTGTACCTTCACTTTCTGAAATTCACACTTCAGTGGTACTTCCTGTGGCGGTCATGCTCTGTATTATTCAAAGTAAAGGAAGTTAATTTTACTGaagtcacaagaaaaaaaacaccacacctgaaattacaggaaaaaaagcactcCACAAAAATCAGAGCAGGTAGTTTCTAAGTACTGTCAGGTCAGACAGGCAACAAGATCTAAGTTTTCTTTGTCACCAAGAAAATATTGGCCATCTGATAACTTACTGACTAAGCATTCAGGTTCCCTATGGCTAAAAGAAGTTTGCTTGCCCACAGTCTCGGATTCAGGCAGCAATGGTTAGCactgtctttcattttatttctaaaagcagcagcagattcaTTGTTTTTATTGCCCCAAGCACTCTTTCAAGCTGCACTATACACAGTCAGCCATATTGCTTTTACTTACTCAGGTGACTGTAGCTCCAGACGTAGCTGACAACAATGTAACCAGCAAGCACCATCGAGATACCACCAAGCCCCCCTTTCTTGACGTTGATATATTTATTGTAGTATCTGTCGTAACCTGTGTAGGAGAAAAGCTTTCATAGCAGCCAGATGAGCTGCATATTTTTCTGTCTCAGAAAGAAGCAGACTCATTTCACAGAACTTCAGGAAATTGTTTCTAATGAAGCATCTGAGGGTCTCAGAAGCAAGTCTGAGAGAAAACAACCCGTCTGTTAGTTAAGCAAGGTGAACTCAAGTTAGTAGCACTAAACcctaaaaaaggtaaaaaaagccCATTAGCATTTTCCCCTAAACATTATTGTGACCTTCATGAGATCAAGCTGCTTTGGAATTATCTAATTCTTTCACACTAGCATATATACATTATGTAGACACTGGCCTTTGATATTGTGCATTTAAATCTGCCCGAATGCCATATTTGGCAAAGGGCATCAGTCAAAACTTTTGCCCAGTGATCTGTAAACACCCTGTGGCCTTTCTTACCATCTCAGGGagcacttgctttctttttaaatttacttgTGATGTTGGGAAACCTCAAGATTTTCAGCAAGTAGGTTGAGGACTAAGGTCACCATACTTCCTGTTTATACCAGAAGGAATACTGAAAACAAACCTCTGGTGGATAAAGCCCACGCCAGAAACAAATTTACAGATGGGAGCACAAGAGGCAACACGAGGCACtgttttggaaaagcaaaaatcGCCCCGAAGCAGCCCCTCTACTGCCGGATCCCTCTGCCACGGCCAAGATCCGCTCCAGCAGCCAGAGATGTTTATGCACTGATCTGCCTAGCTCCGTCAGGAGAAGGGATTCACACCCTCCAGGTCCTCGCCGGCCGAGGGGGTGCGGAGCTGTTTCGGCAGGGCGGGCGggccccctcccctcagcccccctcACCTCTTCGCAAGGCCCCCAGGATGCCACCGGGGGTGAAGtctctcatggccagccaggtgGGCAGCTGGCCCAGCTTCACGTCCATCAGCTTCATGTCCTTGAGAGGAGCTGCGGcacagagagagacacagcccggtcagaggggaagggaaggaaagagccGCGGTCACCTTGGCGGCCCGCCTCACTCACCCGGCGGATGCGCCATCTTGCCGCTGCTGCTCTGCGCCGCCGCGGGGGAAGGCGGGAAGGGGCGGGCCGCTGAGGCTCACGGGAAGACGGTCAGGCGGGATTCCCGGATGTTGGTGGCGCAGGGCTGGCGCCATGTTGGGCGGGTCGCGCTGAGGAGGTGTTGGCCTCGGTGTCGCCTTgtccccttccccatctcctcaccgaggtgggggggggggggggtcggttcCCCAATGGGGGCTGCACACTTTGCCTCGGTTGCCACAGGCACTGCATCGAGGCCTGTTGTGTCTGCGGGCCTGTCAAGGGCTGGGGGCACCCTGAGGGGTTTTCCCTCCCTGTCCCGCTCCAGCAGGCCTCCTCAGCGGACGGGACCCTTGTCAGGAGACGCTGGCCCAGCCGACGCTCCATGACTTGTGCAGGCTGTCATCCGATGCCCCAGGGCAGGCCAGCACCTTGCTTCTTCATCCCTGCCGTACGTTGCGGTCTGCCGGGTGCCAGCGCTTGCCAGGGCTGCAGAGGTGAAGGCTCCTGCAGATTGtgaaaacagcagagagaaaaactCACAGGTCTTCATCAGCACCGTCACGAGACTTCATCAGCAGTCTTCTGGGGGCTGCTGATGTCCCACGAATCAACCTTTTCCAGTGTGCTCTGAAGAAGTGGCAACTCTGAACACTGTAAATGTGCCTTCACAGATAACATATGCTGCAACATACATTTAAATTTGTTATTGTATATCGTAACGTAAGAAGTGAGAGCTTCTCAGACCTCTTCCAGGGGTCACCTGCCCTCTCCTGCAGTCTTCTTAGGTGGCTTCAAGGTGAGAGGAGGAATGTTAGCCTGTATTTTTCACAGGGATTAGGTGACAGGTGAATAATGTATCGTGTGGTCCCATTTCAGTGCCTACTCAGGACTTTTCCCTGTGGTAATATGCTGCGTTTTACTACAGGTCCTCTGGAAGGATGTCAAAGGCAAAAGGAGAGGCAGGGTCTGGGTACATGGTGGAAGTAAACCTGCATAACCAGAGTGGTGAAAGAGGTTAACGCATGGATAAAGACAGCTTTTGCCATCCTGCAATAGGAAAGAGCCACCCAGACCTATTTCTTGTTCCCAAGCGTCTTTCTGGAGAATTTAGCACACACAGGCCCTCAGAAGGTCCCCCCTGGGCAGACCAAACacctgcagagctggctgtggtGGGAGCAGGATGGGTTATGGGGGAGAGGACTCCAGCAGGTGTCACTCGCACTTAGCAGAATGCAGCTGCTGGAAAGATGCTCTCATTAGCCTGACCTCTAGAGGTTTTAAAGCGTTATCATTCAGGTTCATAAAATAGTgtcaggttttgttgttgtttattgtGGTGAATGTGAAAAGCAAAGTGATACAGCAGTAAACAGGGAGCAGCCATCCACCGCTGTTTCTGACAGGTCAGCCAGGACCCCACATTTCCTAGATATTCAACCTCCGTCCCACTGAGGACTGTTAGAACGGATCAGAGACGATGAAGACTAAAGTAAGGATGCTGAAGGGGGCCCACAGGGCTCCTACATAGACACTGAGCTACTAATCTCCACAGCTTTTACTTCTCTTAGGTCTCAGAGTCTTATTCCACATGCCTTCCTCCTGCCACTGCAGGATTCTTGGATTATAATCTGTAGGGTTTGTTTTACCTGGTATTAAATGAGTTGAGGCATGGGACCTCTGTTGTCTCAAGAGGTATGGTACTCTGTAATGCATCTTACTCAGAGGCTGGTCTACATGTCTAGCTTCAGCCtctattttactgaaattattttttttatattgaataGTGCTCTCccataacataaaaataaaagcagaaggaatAGATTACCAccaaatttttctttcacttattaaCAGAAAGTAGGATTAGGGAAGTATAGTGTACCTGATCACTTGAAGAAAGGAGTCCAAATTTAGTCTCTGTTAAATGGGTTAAAAATCCCCTTATTAAATTATCCTTTATTATATTGTTGGACTTTACTGGTAACCATCATTTTATTGCTGAAGTGTCCCCTGATGAACTACTATGTGGCCTTTTTACAGTCCTTGCATAAAAGCATGCTTCAAACTTGCTTCCCTCATTCTTGCAAGGCAACTTATTGTTTTAAATAGGATTACTCATGCAAGGCAGATTAATTCACCTACAGGAAAAAAGCCAATGGTGGGTGCTTCATTTTAAGGAGTTCCCTGCAGAGCAGAAGAGCACATCGAGTTGCTCACATTGCTTATAGCAAGGTCTGGGGAAATTTGTTTTGTTAGGGTAGGAATGGAAGTTCATAACAAGGATACACCTCCAATGAAATTAGGGACAGCGGTGACCTAAACCTTGGCCTGAACTGCCTGCTCTGGTAGAGTAAGAGAGGAATAGTGCTGTTGTCTTTATGCCATCTTAATCCTGAACCAAGCAGGAAGAGTTAAATGGTACAGATGTGCGGGAGGTTTCGTAGCACATGTTTCCTGAGTTTGACCCGTGCTGCTGGCCAAAATTCAGGGTCTCGCTGGTTGATcgagaggggaggaggagtgatGAAGAAAGGTATTTCTAATGTATTTCTGTTTGCTTACAAGAATGCTCAGAGCCCTTGTTTCCTGAACACAGAAGAAATCACGCAGTTGAGAGCCAGTTTCCTTGCTTATAGCTCCAGACCTGCTCCAGGCAGCAATGTGACCCCAAATCCCTCTGTTTCTTGTATTCAGTCCAGGTTTTATATCAATGATTGTTCAGGCTCTTTGAAGTTTCCGTTCCCTGCCTGTTTCAATATGCTgtctttctgtctcctcctccaCCTGAACTGTATTGTCCATCCACACGTaaccttctttccttttaatatcGTACCCAAAACTGTCCTCCCAGAGCCTTCAGGTACTTGAGCAATCTTGCATTGTGGGTGGAAACAGGCGTAATGTCTCCTTCAGCTACCCTAAATAAAGGAATGCAGTTAAACCTACCAATTTCAAGAAGGTTTAACCCAAcctataaaaataaaagcctaatgGAGTGTTGCCCTGAGGTTTTCGTCTTACTGAAGACCCCTCTAGAAAATGCTGTGAAGTTTATAAGTAATGGCATAGAGATAATAGGGAGTACATAATTCAAAAAACCCAGAGTATTTTGCAAAAGACGTCAATAGATACGAAAGAGGTTTCCTTTTTCCGGTAGCTACCGTAACACATAATGTTGCAGCTTTCAGTCCAAAGATTCAGTCGTAGCCTGAGAAGTTAAGTAACACTCTTCATTAAAGTtgctgaaaagaagtaaaaagcatAACACAACCTCCGTCAGACTGTAAGATCTTAGAGGCTGGGAtcattttttctgttctgtgtgccATTCTTTGAAAACTTGGGGTCTCACATGGGCCTGGTGGTCAGTGATGCTACAGTCATATGCAGACACAGTGTCCTTAGGTGTGTAAAGTAGCACAAAGTGGCCTTCAAGAAGGTCAAGAGACGAGGATTTACCTAACTGATCCTGTGCCCACTGAAACTGATGACAAAGCACCCAGTGCTTTTAATAAAGGATCAAACCTACACAAGTGGACAGATACGGTTCTGAAAACTGAGGTTTGGCACAGGATGCTTCTTGGCTCCTAAACACTTATTTCAATCTGATGTCTTCCCACCAGCACAGGTTAACTGGCTGCAGCCGTCAAGGAGAAAGACAAATCATGGGCTACCAGCACTTCCAGAAGCTCAATGGAGAGATGCATGTTTTATCAACCAGTACTTTGGAGAAAGGTTATGGTTGCAGGTATCTTGATCCAGTCTGTTGGTTTTCAATTGTATGAACAGTTTGATGTGGTGAGAGCAGGGCAGCTGCTCAGCGTAGGTCTCAGCCTCATTCATCTAAAATTGTACTTGCAGTGGAAACCAGAATCCCGAGCTGAATAGGATGAGAAAGGGGTGTGGAGTTTGGAATCTCTTCCATGGCCAGACTTCCTCAGGAAAACAGTGAGCTGCCTTGCATAGATAACACCTAGGGATTGACCCAGCAAAAGCAGTTGAGAGAGTTAACCTCTGATTGTAAGCAGATTGCTTGCTCTGCATTATTATGGAGCCATTTGCCTTAGTCAACctcaaaacactttacaaaggAGATTGCTTACCAATGATTAATAGTTCAGCATGTACATAGTTCTTTTCTCCTTCACAGCACTTGAGTATCAGTGCGTCTTCATGCTCCTCTGATACAATGTGTAAGTTAATGTTATGATTATCTTTTCAAGTAGAGAAATTTGAGCCCTGTGTttaggactgggggggggggggggaattcctCCCGCCTCCTTTGGTCCcatcttgctggtctttgctTGTATCTAGTGTCAGTTGCAAAAGTACCTTATTTTGTAGGTCTTTGATCAGCCTGCTGTTTAGCTAAATATATACCTGTGGGGAGATAATTACATGCTATGAGTAGTAAAGTGTTGTAAAATAATTTACGTTAATTAAAACACttgcaaaaccaaagcaagaatTTTCACTAGGATAAGTCTGCTGCAGCAACTGCCTGCTTCCCATaggcaaacatgaaaataaaaccaggGACCGGTAAAAACTAGTTTCTTCAtgctaaaaagaggaaaaacttgcACCCACGGGGAAAACCATGGTGGTATCAATCCAGGAGGGCAGGGCTGAACACATCTTCGATCTGTGCGAGCAGATCTGCCTTAATGAGCATGGAGAAGACTGGTGTGATGAATCCCATCTTATCAATGTGTCTGTTTGGCTAAGTGTGAGTGGCCCAGAAGGAGGGTTGTACAAATGGGCCTCGTATTATCGGGGGAGGATTTGTAGGCTAATTCAATTTTGTGacagaggcttaaaaaaaaatcaccttgttaCCATCTTTGAATCCACTGTCAGTTCCTCCAGCACAATCCTTGtactcttcctcccttcccacaTTTATGTCTGATGAAAATACTTAGCACTTTCATAGCCTTGCATGGAAATTGTCTACCTGACCTTCCCAGCTGAATCTGAAGCTGTGTGTGATTAGTTGGTGAGTGAGTTGGTAAGATACCTGCTCCTCCATCTGTTCTCCCTTTTTTCAGTGCTTCTTTATGGCGCAGCATGGATGCATGTGTGTTTGTTCGCATCATTCTCCTCCCGCACGTACCTCCGTGGTTTTGTTGCCATACTGCACTCGCAAAGGAGCGATGCTTTGCACCCCTCCCCAACTTGCACCAGATCAAATTCTAGCTTTTTCCAAGGTAGTGGAAGTGGCATAACAGATCTGTATAATCAGGCTTGCCCCGTGGCCATGTTATTCTATACACTTGGCAAGAAAGGATCTTAAAGCCAGGGTGAGAAAGAGATTCCTCACTAAAGATCAGCTAAGAGTCGGGTGGGATTTCAGCCACGCGACCCTGACATTCGAGCAGGGTACATGGgcaccccccttccctctcctgctccGCAGCGTGAACTGGGAGGTACCGCAGGGGACTGGGACAGGGGAGCCAAGCTGCAGTGGGAAGTattcaaatgtatttcatttcaggGTGACCTTTAACAGGTGTGGATTTActgatggggaggggagagggaagtaAGCGAGGGATTAAGGGGACTTTACCCTCCCTCCACTTTAAGCACCAGCTTGCACAGCATTCCAGGACTGTGAGATGCAATTTGTGGCTGTATGGCTTTATATCTTCTGCCTCCCTCAGTTCTGCTcagggctgcggctgcccctGGTCTTTAGCACTGCTGGGGATTCAATAGATGGAATAGTGTACTGCCAGGTGTCTCAGATATAAACCTGGGGTACGGGGTGGGCGAGAAAAATCACCCTCTTATCTGCAAGAATTGGGATTTAACCTATAGTGGAAGTGCGCAGTTCAGGCAAACAAGGTGTGTGGTACATTCCCTGGGTGACTTTGCCTGGAGATCTTCTCTTCTTGTTCTAGTGCTGCTGCGTGCTGTTGAACAGCTGCTTTCCTCTAACCCAGTGTCTGCTGCAGTTCGGTGATGGATTAAGGCAACTCTCCATTTTCCTTATCCCTCTCTGAGGGGAGTTGTAAAGtttaattaattacattttgtAAAACACGATGAGGTTCTTGGATGATAAATGCTACACAAATGTAGAGTATTTTTTAATGAGCATTGTATGACAGCTGCAGCAAAATGCGTGTTTAATCAAACCGATCTGAGCTGCAAAAATCCTCTCCCTGCTGCTATCAAACAGAAATGTTGCCAAGCACTCTGTCTTGCATAGGCTATTTGGTCTGAGGGTCCCAAGGCATTTTTTCaaaactttaacaaaataaaaaggcaaggaGTATATGTATATACCTGTATTTTATAGATCTCTCCCTTTATGTATGCAGTTTAGATTATATAACAATACCGCTTAGCAATAGGGAAGGGAAAGATCCGCTAACAGTGTGGCTAGATGTCATGGCTGTGTGGCAGGGGTATGTATACCTGCTCTAGTTTTGCCTGGCCATGCCAGGCACCAGAGTTCTAGCAACATATATTTTGTGTTTTACAAGTTTCCCACAGCTGTGGGTATGTGAAAtcagcctggctgcagcttctCTGGTACTCCCTCCTAAGCAAACAAGGTTAAAATGAAGTCTGGGAATGTCTGTCTTTGTTGTACACTGCAATATAAGCCGATCCACAGAACTACAGGTAGTTTCCATAAAGAAAATTGCAGCCTGCTGTAACTGCAAGCAGAGTGTCATTTCTTTTGCTGGAATTTGGtcaggaaaaaagagagtaatttcTTGAGCTAAAAGACCTGCCTTGGGCTACTCGGTGGCTAGAACTTCAGCCTTACACTTCTTCCAGAAAGCTGTTTCTGCTGTTATCGGAATGCTGAAGTATCAGATCGCTGGTGAACAGAAGAGAGATATGACTTGAAGAAGCACTTAAAGCAGAGCCTGGAAGAAGCAGTCTATAGATTTCCATCCAGTGATGACACAGGCCAGTCCTACCCAGTCTTTGGGATCCAAGGATGCTCTCAGCAGAGGCTACTATGGTTTCTGGCACTGGTGATGTGGGATTGAAACAGTGGCAGCAGTCAGTCAGAGTCCCCCGTACTTCATCTGCACAGCCGTTTCCTTAAAGCTGCCGCTTTGcaaaatttgccttttctggaCCTTTGATAATCTCTGCTTCTTTTGGTCAGCTGGAGATTTCCTTAAggggagaagaagaggaggagaaaggccTCTGTGCAGATATTGGCTGGCTgtgccaggaaggaaaaaaaagacacaagaaaTGAGCTGTTGCACCCATGGTGATATGAGAGGGATGAGTGAGACATTGTAGGGAATAACCAACCAATCAACCACTCTCACAGGCAATTTGTCTTTCCTCATTATAAGGCAACACCATAGTGGGAGAAATGTAGGGCCATTCTTCAAAAGATTTATTGCCCTGTAGCATCTGCGTGAAAAAACTCTAAGTGCTGAGTAGAGCAGGAAATTGGAAGTAGATTGCACAACCTGCAATTCAACAAAGTTCTTGGACCTTCTGTAGAAAGAGAGTGCTGGAGTTTCAAAGCTGGCTCTAGATTTTAAGGCTTTCTCAGTCCTGGGAGAAGAATCAGTGTAGGTTTGGTTAGAGCGATGGAGGCTTTGTCATTTACTGGTCCAGATAATAAGAGCATCCCAGAGCACTGCTTTAACCAGTACACAGGAAAATACCTCCCAGTGCTATGATGGATCTAACGGTGCCTAAGATTAGTGAACCAAATGCACTTACGTGAGCTGTCGGAGTTCGCAGGACCTCTGACAAGAGGGGTGCCTATGTTGCCTGCCTGTGAACATATCTCTTTACAGCCCTCTGTATGTACAGCATTTTCTCAGAAACCAGCCTCAGGGACAATTATACATTAATAGCTACTTCTTTCagaagcagccagccctgctcctgagAAACAGCTATTTTCAGGCAGTCTTGTTCCTGAGGAACTGCTATTTTTAGTGAGTTCTATttctgaggcaaaaaaaagaagaagaagccATTTCTGTATCCCTCCACCATGGCCCAGACCCACTGGCTGTGGTTGACTTGCATTTTGCAATAAACATTTCCTCTTTACGTCTCAGTAGCCTGAAGAAAGTGGTTCTCCAGCCATTACAGAAAGCAGCAATCTGAGCTGGGGCTAATTATGCAGGGAGGGTTTGTGGGAGGCAAAGCTGTGCTCACATACTATAGATTCCATTAGAACAAGTAGGGAGATGTAATGGGGCTCTCCTGGGAGATGCAGGACTTTTAGATACCTAATTTGGAAGTCCGTTCTGGTATCCATtttcaacatcccaagagtaATGATTAATCCTGTACTCCAGGTTTCTCTGAATCAGTTTGTAGCTGTAGTAAATATGGGCTGAACATGATAACGTCATTGATGCTATGGGTAAATGACTTGAGGCAAGAGGAGCTCAGGTTTTGTGGCCATTAACTCACTGTGCACAGTCATCTGGCAGCGATTTCGACTCAGGAATCTGCAGCTGAGATAAAGGAGGCTCTGTCAGAGCTGGAGAATGCGGTGTTTCGCAATGTAAGTATCTAATATGCTGAAGGCCCCATAAACGCACCCCAGCAATGCTGTGTTCTCATTCCTGCAGCATCCCAACAGCATGGACCCGGAGATCGCGACCATGGCCTTTCAAGGGGCATTTGGTAGATGCAACCACACAAAAATTCCAGTAATACCTTTTTATTATTCACAGATTTAATGCAAATAGTGGTGTCCTGACAGAAGGGTGAAGTGATTCTCACCATGCTGAAGCTGTCCTGAATTTCAGCAGAGCCTGTGCAAAGTTCGTCTCAGGTGTGTTACGGTCTCTTCCCTACAGCTACTTCTGCCTCTGATAGGTGTGCTGCTGAAGGTAACACATTTGGATAACAGTGGCATCAGCAAAGAACATACACTGGAACCACGTCTTGGCAGGTTTGTATATACTAGTAGGTCTTTCCTTGGCAGGGTGTTGCTATCTGGATTCAACAGAATCAGCAGCTCTAGTCTTTGAAGAGGGTCACAGCAGTATTGAACAAAAGCCGCCCATCCTTGCTCCGGCACCGTTTGCTCAGGGGCTGCTCTCTAAAGactctggtgtgtgtgtgtgtggtctgAAGGTCACTTTTTCTCCGAGCGAGGCTCTTCTTTCCTGCCTGAGAGAGAAGGGGAGGCTGTTAGCGGTTCAGCGTTGTAAGCAGTTTCCCTCTGCTCTTGTGCAGGCAATACTGATGAACTTGGTCTCTAAGTGAAGattatttatcttatttttaaccCTCTGCAAGAGAGGAGCTTGGTTGTGTTTGTCCTGCAAAACCAGACACTCTGCTGCGCCCctcttttttgaaaatattcctCATATCCTCCCATCTCCAGGAAAAGTCATTATCTCTAGACAGTTTCTTGAAACCCAATTGCCTTTGTATTCTGGTCATAAGCAGAGCATTGTTCAAAGTGCGAGTGAGTCGTGGCTGCTTTTATCACAACGAGAGCCCATTATTGGCACTTTTCCCTTTTTACTGCTTCACTAGAGAAAGGCAGGCGAAAAATGGGACAGAAATCTAGGAAATGAAGGGTAATTTACAGTTCAcaaaggaacagtaaaaattaattaaCTGTCTGAGGATCCATTCCGACCTGGGCCATGGAGTTTGTGCCAGCTCTTTGCATTGCATAAACTGTCTGTGCTGTGCTAGGCTGCTGAGATCAGGCTTGTGCTGTGAAATTAAGGCTCTTTGCTGAGGTAGAAGTCCTTTGGGCCATTCAAAATGTGTATGCACACCTAATTTGGTGTGCCAAAGGGACATGATGGTGCATATAACTCAGGTCATTACATGCTCAACTGGCTACTTATGACGTTCACTATTAGTTGTCACAGTAACTGCTCATGTAAATTACAGGTGCAGTTATCCACATAATTTAACACCGAGCTCCTTTGAAAATCCAGGCCTAATTCCTACTCCTTTTCCATGTCGGCGTCCGCATGAACGAAACATGCTTTACACACCATATCCATATGGTCCAATTCCAAAAGGGGACAGAGCCCCAGAGGGACCAGAGAGGTGACAAGACACTGGCCCAGCGGGGCTATGGGCCAGTTTGGTCCTGCTGTGGGATGCAGGAACTGAGCAACTCCAGCATCTTGCCAATCATGTTGCCAGCCCTCCAGTCAAGCCTGAGATCCCCACCTGGAGAAAGAACTTCACAAATCAGAAATGTCCTAAATTGGATCCTTTTTTGGTGCataattttcaaaactgtaatttCCATTTGAGAACTATTTGTCCTGATCCTGAGCGTCAGCtgaactcattttttttccctgtagtttAATTTAGGCAGCAGATGCCATCAGAATGTTAATGCCTTCTTAATTCTCACCTACATGCTTTTATTCTTATTAATTTGTTATCTGGGGCTTTaatattctatttttttcctactttgatCAGTTGAAATAATTTGATGGCAGCATTTCAACAGGGCTTGCGATGGGAAAGTGTGTAATGGTGCATCACCAATGTATGTTGCTGTGTATCCTGCAGCGTGCTCAGCTGTTGTACTGTGAGAGCATGAATCATGTGATGTTTTTAGGTGATTATAGATGAGGCCTTACTTATCCCTGCTGTGAATAACTAGAGAGGGAACAAGCTTTAAGGACCGTTTCCCTGGTTCAGTATTTTGCCCGGTGCAATCTAAGGGCTGGCAATCCAGGAGTGTGATCCTAGCCCGTGGAAGTGCAACTGAGCTTGCATTCAGCGTGCTTGGACAGCTGCCCAGCCACAGCGGATGCTTTCAGTCAGCACCCTTAAACCATTGGTACGGGGAGGCGATGGAGGTGAACCCACAGGACTCCCTCTTCTCAGCTCAGGGGCTCAGGGGTGATGCTTCCTAAATGAGAGCCGTGGGAAGTGGGGCAGGGACCTTTCCCAGGTGGGATGCAGTGCTGGAGGACGGTCACCTCCCAGGACCAGAGGGCAGCAGGAGCTCATTGCAGAGAAGTGGGGACGGATGGGTTCATTCCTGCTTCCCAGCCGATACCAGATCTGACTGCACAGGAGCGTCTCTGTTGCTTGggtgcagggaggcagcaggtttGGCTTCTGAGACAGTTGTGGTGAACGCTACCTAGGAAAGGATTTTTCAAGCTGGCTAGaagtaacaaaaataaagttaAGGAGCACCAGAGAAAATGAACGGTCTTACTAATTTAATGAAAACACTTCTGcttaaaggaagaggaagaaaaatgcccAAGTCACAGACAGTTTCTGTTAGTGTGGTTCACTCCCTCCTGGTAGCAGAGAGAGGGGACGCCTCGCCAAACTTTGCTGGCTACTTTGGTACAACTTCAACAAGCAAAGAAACCCTTTTGCCTAGTAGAGGATGGGAATGACCTGAATCCACCTACCAGGAGGTAAATAAGTAGAGGGAGAGAGGAACTATTTGACCCTTTACGTTATGGCAAAACTCCGCTCTTAATGCTCTCACACGTAGGTTTGGGGTAGGCAGCTGGAAAGTAATTTTATCACAACTGAAAGATATAAGATGAGATTTTCTGGAGAGACTCTCGCCATTGTGAGAGAAAAGACAgaacagaaggaaagggatgaggATGAATCAGTATTTTACTGTGTTGCTTCTCAAGCCCAGTTTCTACAATGGGTTCCAACATGTGCATACTTAGTGCTCTAAATCGGGTTTACCTACTCTTAAACTATTCAGCTTGTCCTAGAAAATCTAAGTCTGTGGGCTTACAAATACACCTTTTCCTAATGCCACTGTCTCAATTTTGGGAGACACTAATTCAGGAATAAGGGTGGTGACTCTTGTTATTCTTGTTATTTACTCTTGTGTG contains:
- the ATP5MF gene encoding ATP synthase subunit f, mitochondrial isoform X1, translating into MAHPPAPLKDMKLMDVKLGQLPTWLAMRDFTPGGILGALRRGYDRYYNKYINVKKGGLGGISMVLAGYIVVSYVWSYSHLKHDRHRKYH
- the ATP5MF gene encoding ATP synthase subunit f, mitochondrial isoform X2 translates to MKLMDVKLGQLPTWLAMRDFTPGGILGALRRGYDRYYNKYINVKKGGLGGISMVLAGYIVVSYVWSYSHLKHDRHRKYH